AAAGCGCGCCCATAACGGCCTAGCCGCCGTTACTTCTTCCCTCCCATGACCTTTTCCTGCAACGCCTCAAAAAAGGCGTTGCGGTAGGTTTCGCCCAGCGGCACGTAGGCCTTCATGTCCTTAAACAGAATCTGGTTGCCGTCCAGTGCCTTGATTTTGTTTAAGGATACGATGTAGGATTTATGCACCCGCATAAAGTTTTTGGGGGGCAGTCGGTCTTCCAGGTCCTTGATATTCAGCAGGGTAACAATACGGTCGTCGGCGGTATTGATGGAGATGTAATTCTTCATTCCTTCGACGAATACAATTTCATCGAAGTTGACCTTGGTCATCTTGCCCTTGCTCTCCGTTTTCACGAAAATGTAGTCATCCTCCTTTTCGGCGGTCTGCCAGCGGGCGGTGCTGTCCATGGAGGTGTTCAGGGCTTTTTGAGCCGCTTTCAGAAACCGCTCGAAGGCAATGGGTTTGAGCAGGTAGTCAAGGGCTTCGAGTTCAAAGCCTTCCACGGCAAACTCGCTGTAGGCCGTGGTCAGGATGACTTTGCTCTTGCCCTTGAGCAAGCGCATAAAATCCAGGCCCGAAATCTGGGGCATGTGAATATCCAGGAAAATCAGGTCGATGGCCTGATCCTGCACAATACTCAACGCCTCAATCGGATTGGTTGTACTGCCCGCCAGTGTCAGGAAAGGGGTTTTATCGATAAACGTCTTCAGAATGTCGATGGCACCCTGTTCGTCATCCACTATCAGGCAGGAAATCATTGGCTTAGAGGTCAATGGTGAGTTGGCAGGTGTAGAACTCCGGCTCGTTGGTTACGATCAGCGCATAGCGGTCCGGATAAACAATATCTAACCTTTTCTGAGTATTTACAAGCCCGATACCGGTGGTTTTCTCCTTTGGACCATGCCGTTTCTTGTTAGAAGTCAAAAAGTGCAGCCGATTGTTTTCCGTTTTTATTCGGATGAGCAGCGGGGCCGCAGGGTCATTCAGCTCCCCATGCTTAAAGCAGTTTTCGACGAAGGTGATGAGGATCAGGGGCAGAATCATCAGAAACTGCAGGCTGCCGATTATCTCAAACCGAATCTGCAGGCGGTTGCTAAAGCGTAGCTGGTTGATGGCAATGTAGTTTTGTAGGTGCTGCACTTCCTTTTCCAGCATCACCTTGCCGTTGTTGTCGTCGTCCTTGAGGGCGTAGCGCATGATGTCCGAGAGCAGCAGGATGCCCTTGGCCGTATCTTCGGAGTGTGGATACGCCTGGGCGTAAAGGAAATTCAGGGCGTTGAAGAGAAAGTGCGGATTGATCTGACTTTTGAGAAACGCCAAGTCGGCCTCCATCAGGCTGCGCTCCGCCGTCCGCAACTGCTCCTCATTGAGTCGTTTTTGCTTTTCGAGCCGGACGGCGTTGCGGGAAAACCAGTAGCCAAAGCTCAGCAGCAGAAAGTAGATACCCCGGTAGAGAGTAATCATCCAGAACGTCATGGCCGTGGTATAGGGCGAGAGCAGCCTATCCGTGATGCGGGGCAGTAGATACACGGCTACTCCGTAGCGCAGCATGCCATAAAAGCCTAGTAGGACTACAACGCCTGCAGCGTACGCCACGTAGGCCCGGCGGGCAAAGAAATAGGGCAGCAGGAACAGGCTATTCGCATAAAACACCAGCGCAATCAGCGCGAAGTAGGAGCCCGTTTCCCAAAAATTAATGGTTATGTTGCTTGTAATGAACAAGAAGGCCGACTCGTACCCAATGTAGCCCAGCCAGATGAACAGGTGAATAAGAACGGACTTG
Above is a genomic segment from Hymenobacter cellulosivorans containing:
- a CDS encoding LytR/AlgR family response regulator transcription factor, encoding MISCLIVDDEQGAIDILKTFIDKTPFLTLAGSTTNPIEALSIVQDQAIDLIFLDIHMPQISGLDFMRLLKGKSKVILTTAYSEFAVEGFELEALDYLLKPIAFERFLKAAQKALNTSMDSTARWQTAEKEDDYIFVKTESKGKMTKVNFDEIVFVEGMKNYISINTADDRIVTLLNIKDLEDRLPPKNFMRVHKSYIVSLNKIKALDGNQILFKDMKAYVPLGETYRNAFFEALQEKVMGGKK
- a CDS encoding sensor histidine kinase, giving the protein MPLSPFKAKSVLIHLFIWLGYIGYESAFLFITSNITINFWETGSYFALIALVFYANSLFLLPYFFARRAYVAYAAGVVVLLGFYGMLRYGVAVYLLPRITDRLLSPYTTAMTFWMITLYRGIYFLLLSFGYWFSRNAVRLEKQKRLNEEQLRTAERSLMEADLAFLKSQINPHFLFNALNFLYAQAYPHSEDTAKGILLLSDIMRYALKDDDNNGKVMLEKEVQHLQNYIAINQLRFSNRLQIRFEIIGSLQFLMILPLILITFVENCFKHGELNDPAAPLLIRIKTENNRLHFLTSNKKRHGPKEKTTGIGLVNTQKRLDIVYPDRYALIVTNEPEFYTCQLTIDL